Proteins found in one Aquibium microcysteis genomic segment:
- a CDS encoding terminase large subunit, with the protein MKASTYPAWIFDGSPIDDPLGYGERAVEFLRRLKHPASTGPKSAFQLHEFQERMVRRIYGPRHPDGRRVVETVFWMIPRGNRKTSLAAALALLHTIGPERVRAGQVIFAASDREQAGLGFREAANIVRMDKRLVAATRIYDAHNSVKKIVFKTDDVSLQAISSDGAAQHGKTPAFVLVDEIHVWKGRDLWEALKSGLVKTSNTLMVIATTAGRGNENIGFELYDYARKVAAGEIDNPAFLPIIFEAAANDDWQDEAVWHRVNPGLKHGFPNLQAMRTLAKEAENRPAERHAFEQFNLNIWKAASRDPLFDMAVYDAGHDPHFDLADLEALPCTIGVDMSVNGDLTAVVAAWRHADGRITVHPWFFVPGDDLAGRATRDGVPYLVWRDAGLINVIDGPVIEPEIVEAHIRELCATFTVNEILFDPHLARMTMQRLAADGLPAIEFRQGPLTLGPAIGHLERTVNGRRIRHAGHPVLRHHFDSVVASRGDTGLVRMHKATRFDRIDGAVAAAMAVGRAVAANDNSRSIYDTDDLDDLLAA; encoded by the coding sequence ATGAAGGCGAGCACCTATCCGGCATGGATCTTCGACGGCAGCCCGATCGACGACCCGCTCGGCTATGGCGAGCGTGCCGTCGAGTTCCTTCGCCGCCTGAAGCACCCGGCGAGCACCGGGCCGAAGAGCGCATTCCAGCTTCATGAGTTTCAGGAGCGCATGGTGCGCCGCATCTATGGACCGAGGCACCCCGACGGCCGCCGCGTCGTCGAGACGGTCTTCTGGATGATCCCGCGCGGCAACCGGAAGACCAGCCTCGCCGCCGCGCTGGCGCTTCTGCACACGATCGGCCCCGAACGCGTGCGCGCCGGGCAGGTGATCTTCGCCGCCTCCGATCGCGAGCAAGCCGGGCTCGGCTTCCGGGAGGCAGCGAACATCGTGCGCATGGACAAGCGCCTTGTCGCCGCCACGCGCATCTATGACGCGCACAACAGCGTCAAGAAGATCGTCTTCAAAACCGACGACGTCTCCCTTCAGGCGATTTCGAGCGACGGCGCGGCCCAGCACGGCAAGACGCCGGCCTTCGTCCTGGTCGACGAAATCCACGTCTGGAAAGGCCGCGACCTTTGGGAGGCCCTGAAGTCCGGCCTCGTCAAAACGAGCAACACGCTCATGGTGATCGCCACCACGGCCGGCCGTGGCAATGAGAACATCGGCTTCGAGCTCTACGACTACGCCCGCAAGGTCGCGGCCGGCGAGATCGACAACCCGGCCTTCCTGCCGATCATCTTCGAGGCAGCGGCGAACGACGATTGGCAGGACGAAGCCGTCTGGCACCGCGTCAACCCCGGCCTGAAGCACGGCTTCCCGAATCTTCAGGCCATGCGCACCCTTGCCAAGGAAGCCGAGAACCGGCCGGCCGAACGGCACGCCTTCGAGCAATTCAACCTGAACATCTGGAAAGCGGCGTCGCGCGACCCGCTCTTCGATATGGCCGTCTACGACGCCGGGCACGATCCGCACTTCGATCTCGCCGACCTCGAAGCCCTGCCGTGCACGATCGGCGTCGACATGAGCGTGAACGGCGACCTCACGGCCGTGGTCGCGGCGTGGCGGCATGCCGACGGCCGGATCACCGTGCACCCTTGGTTCTTCGTTCCTGGTGACGATCTCGCCGGCCGCGCAACCCGCGACGGCGTGCCTTATCTCGTCTGGCGCGACGCCGGCCTGATCAACGTGATCGACGGCCCGGTGATCGAACCCGAGATCGTCGAAGCGCATATCCGCGAGTTGTGCGCGACGTTCACCGTCAACGAAATCCTCTTCGACCCTCACCTTGCGCGCATGACCATGCAGCGGCTCGCCGCCGACGGCCTGCCGGCAATCGAGTTCCGGCAGGGTCCGCTGACCCTTGGCCCGGCGATCGGCCACCTTGAGCGCACGGTAAACGGCCGGCGCATCCGCCATGCCGGGCACCCGGTGCTTCGCCACCACTTCGACAGCGTCGTCGCCTCGCGCGGCGATACCGGCCTCGTGCGCATGCACAAGGCGACCCGCTTCGACCGGATCGACGGTGCCGTCGCTGCCGCCATGGCCGTTGGCCGTGCCGTCGCGGCCAACGACAACAGCCGATCGATCTATGACACCGACGACCTCGACGACCTACTTGCAGCATAG
- a CDS encoding tail tape measure protein gives MSSDEERLVVALEARIRDFERNMQRASRVSGDEFGKIERRAKASGDRLEKTMGAAAARMSTTMKAGLAGLAAGGVLGVAGRLADVAKGIATIGDEAKRAGLSVKAFQELKFVAEQNRIDVGAMIDGLKELNLRADEWIMTGSGPAAEAFTRLGFTADDLKRKLKDPSALFTEIIGKLEKFDRAARIRIADEVFGGTGGERFVELVDRGERAIRDQIKAANDLGIVLDEDVIARADEVDRKFQQVAATVGTALKGAIIEATTALGDFIAAFNGFDAQRDVVLQENLANLGRERLDVERQIIELRDRQRRGEGAGDGIMGTSIGESTIGEALAEHERRMEALTAEEGMIISVLDARQKARQAPAAAATADWVPPVIKPATGGRAAGRSASASSAERERQAVRDLIVELEEELRLVGASDQEQRAAAAARRAGSAATDEQRQRIIALNEAIYLENAALDAQTGRMQTVADATRDFIGGFRQDIMSGVPPLEALGNAIGRLSDRIFDQLLDAIFTVQDVGAAGGGGGIMGWLFSLFGFSTGGMVDAARQQPKVMRLAGGGPVRGPGGPTEDRIPAMLSDGEFVVNAAATARHRALLEAVNDNRLPAFAAGGYVGSDAPGRVARELHAGNDNAAAGPVVNISAPVTVNASGGTPEQNADLAKQVRREMTDGLRGMVADELRRQTRPGNLLNRRGG, from the coding sequence ATGTCTTCCGATGAAGAACGCCTTGTCGTTGCGCTTGAGGCGCGTATCCGCGACTTCGAGCGCAACATGCAGCGCGCAAGCCGCGTGTCGGGCGATGAGTTCGGCAAGATCGAACGCCGCGCCAAGGCGTCCGGCGATCGGCTGGAAAAGACCATGGGCGCGGCAGCGGCCCGAATGAGCACCACCATGAAGGCGGGCCTTGCCGGCCTCGCCGCCGGTGGCGTGCTCGGCGTCGCCGGGCGGCTCGCCGACGTCGCCAAAGGAATCGCCACGATCGGCGATGAAGCCAAGCGCGCCGGCTTGAGCGTGAAGGCGTTTCAGGAACTGAAGTTCGTCGCCGAGCAGAACCGGATTGACGTCGGCGCCATGATCGACGGCCTCAAGGAACTCAACCTTCGCGCCGACGAATGGATCATGACCGGCAGCGGCCCGGCCGCCGAGGCCTTCACCCGGCTCGGCTTCACGGCCGACGATCTCAAGCGCAAGCTGAAAGACCCGTCGGCGCTCTTCACCGAGATCATCGGCAAGCTTGAGAAGTTCGATCGCGCCGCACGCATCCGCATCGCCGACGAAGTCTTCGGCGGCACCGGCGGCGAGCGCTTCGTCGAGCTTGTCGATCGTGGCGAACGCGCGATCCGCGACCAGATCAAGGCGGCGAACGATCTCGGCATTGTGCTCGACGAAGACGTGATTGCGCGCGCCGACGAAGTCGACCGGAAATTCCAGCAGGTGGCGGCGACGGTCGGCACGGCGCTCAAGGGCGCGATCATCGAGGCGACGACGGCGCTCGGCGACTTCATCGCCGCCTTCAACGGCTTCGATGCGCAGCGCGACGTCGTCCTTCAGGAGAACCTCGCCAATCTCGGCAGGGAGCGCCTCGACGTCGAGCGCCAGATCATCGAGCTACGCGACCGGCAGCGGCGCGGCGAAGGTGCCGGCGACGGCATCATGGGCACGTCGATCGGCGAGTCGACGATCGGCGAGGCGCTCGCCGAGCATGAACGCCGCATGGAGGCGCTCACGGCCGAAGAAGGCATGATCATCTCGGTTCTCGACGCGCGCCAGAAGGCACGGCAGGCACCGGCCGCGGCCGCGACGGCCGATTGGGTGCCGCCGGTCATCAAGCCCGCCACCGGTGGCCGTGCGGCCGGTCGGTCGGCATCGGCAAGCAGCGCCGAGCGCGAGCGCCAAGCCGTGCGCGATCTCATCGTCGAGCTTGAGGAAGAGCTTCGCCTGGTCGGCGCGTCTGATCAGGAGCAGCGCGCGGCAGCGGCGGCACGGCGCGCCGGTTCAGCCGCTACCGATGAGCAGCGGCAGCGGATCATCGCGCTCAACGAAGCCATCTATCTGGAGAACGCCGCGCTCGACGCTCAGACCGGGCGCATGCAGACCGTGGCCGACGCAACCCGCGACTTCATCGGCGGCTTCCGGCAGGACATCATGAGCGGCGTGCCGCCGCTCGAAGCGCTCGGCAACGCGATCGGCCGACTGAGCGATCGGATCTTCGACCAGCTTCTCGACGCGATCTTCACCGTTCAGGACGTCGGCGCGGCCGGTGGCGGCGGCGGCATCATGGGTTGGCTCTTCAGCCTCTTCGGCTTCAGCACCGGCGGCATGGTCGACGCGGCGCGGCAACAGCCGAAGGTGATGCGCCTTGCCGGCGGCGGGCCCGTGCGCGGCCCCGGCGGGCCGACCGAAGACCGTATCCCGGCGATGCTCAGCGACGGCGAGTTCGTGGTGAACGCCGCCGCGACGGCACGGCACCGGGCGTTGCTCGAAGCCGTCAACGACAACCGCCTTCCCGCTTTCGCGGCCGGCGGCTACGTCGGCAGCGACGCGCCCGGCCGCGTGGCGCGGGAACTCCACGCCGGCAACGACAACGCCGCGGCCGGCCCGGTCGTCAACATCTCGGCGCCCGTCACCGTCAACGCCAGCGGCGGCACGCCGGAGCAGAACGCCGACCTCGCCAAGCAGGTGCGGCGCGAGATGACGGACGGCCTTCGAGGAATGGTCGCCGATGAGCTTCGCAGGCAAACCCGACCCGGCAACCTGCTCAACCGGCGCGGCGGGTGA
- a CDS encoding DUF3102 domain-containing protein: MTDYTPKNNFDLSNDEIKELFDDLEFGDDTPENDLDLSEDDVNDTLCDLDLGDVAPAPTVKPIVEAAPVKDLPAIIAAPVAAADFDRFDYNGVAPDVAKAARAAATKIRSLIQASIIKAGGELLAIKAKLEHGQFGPWLDAEFSMTERTAQNYMSAFELASKYESVSVLPPATLYRLAAPSTPEDVRVDIVAAIARNEIPSADEVRSLIDKGKAARAAERKAAAEAKRAAKETPEEAARRAKLAQREEKKRQKREDEKAAREAAAQKAADDAVQLLVSRFTDVELLTFCNARRIADYRFDEALKLVEIAAEALVEVG, encoded by the coding sequence ATGACCGACTACACCCCGAAGAACAATTTCGACCTCAGCAACGACGAAATCAAAGAACTCTTCGACGATCTTGAATTCGGCGACGACACGCCGGAAAACGATCTCGACCTCAGCGAAGACGACGTGAACGACACCCTTTGCGATCTGGACCTCGGCGACGTCGCGCCGGCCCCGACCGTCAAGCCGATCGTGGAGGCGGCCCCTGTTAAGGACCTGCCGGCGATCATCGCTGCACCCGTGGCAGCCGCAGACTTCGACCGCTTCGACTACAACGGCGTCGCGCCGGACGTCGCGAAGGCTGCCCGCGCGGCCGCTACGAAGATCAGGAGCCTGATTCAGGCGAGCATCATTAAGGCGGGCGGCGAGCTTCTGGCAATCAAGGCCAAGCTGGAACATGGCCAGTTCGGCCCTTGGCTCGACGCCGAATTCAGCATGACGGAGCGCACGGCGCAGAACTACATGAGTGCCTTCGAACTCGCCTCCAAATACGAATCGGTTTCGGTTCTGCCGCCCGCCACGCTCTACCGTCTGGCGGCCCCGAGCACGCCCGAGGACGTGAGGGTGGACATCGTCGCGGCCATCGCCCGCAACGAGATTCCGTCGGCTGATGAAGTGCGCTCGCTTATCGACAAAGGGAAGGCCGCGCGCGCGGCTGAAAGGAAGGCCGCTGCCGAGGCCAAGCGCGCTGCGAAGGAGACGCCGGAAGAAGCCGCACGTCGGGCCAAGTTGGCGCAACGCGAAGAGAAGAAGCGCCAGAAGAGGGAGGACGAGAAGGCGGCAAGGGAGGCGGCGGCTCAGAAGGCTGCAGATGATGCGGTGCAGCTTCTGGTCAGCCGGTTCACCGACGTCGAATTGCTGACCTTCTGCAACGCTCGACGTATCGCCGACTACCGGTTCGATGAAGCACTGAAGCTCGTTGAGATCGCCGCTGAAGCTCTGGTTGAGGTCGGCTAG
- a CDS encoding DUF4747 family protein, translating into MARKVKISASALNVRLHPHSPDIYMKWLRSIYSNRLVSQVHGDRYAMVSSIDGTGASNNILTGAITTFVKLDGDGNWFNAAQMSEATEEDISEINIPRNLFPNAAAFYFYMDAEEHKIYFQTYSKGKYLTANSALRFFNGLATQAPIASVFGQAKISIVQDKSSLEYMFSIKKIKEINIRISKPNTDIFDEDFEANIEKHLDGTNSREITISYRAESNSSIKPDDDINKISKVALENGFVEVKGRDDQGAVRLNSEDYPKQLQDRYDPEEQSERAAFFRLIPARKKANN; encoded by the coding sequence ATGGCGCGTAAGGTTAAGATATCTGCTTCGGCTTTGAACGTTCGACTGCATCCACATTCACCAGATATCTACATGAAGTGGCTACGCTCCATATACTCGAATCGGCTAGTTTCGCAGGTGCATGGTGACAGATACGCGATGGTATCCAGTATCGATGGCACCGGAGCTTCAAACAATATATTAACTGGTGCGATAACTACTTTCGTCAAACTAGATGGTGACGGAAATTGGTTTAATGCGGCTCAGATGAGTGAAGCGACAGAAGAAGACATTTCTGAAATCAATATTCCGCGCAACCTATTTCCGAATGCGGCGGCATTTTATTTCTATATGGATGCTGAAGAGCATAAGATATACTTTCAGACATACTCTAAAGGAAAGTATCTTACAGCTAATTCGGCGTTGAGATTTTTTAACGGATTGGCGACGCAGGCGCCTATCGCCAGTGTGTTTGGGCAAGCAAAGATTAGCATTGTTCAAGATAAATCTTCGCTTGAATATATGTTTAGCATAAAGAAAATAAAAGAGATCAATATTCGTATATCAAAACCGAATACTGATATATTCGACGAGGATTTTGAAGCAAACATTGAGAAGCATCTGGATGGAACAAATAGCAGGGAGATAACTATTTCTTACCGAGCAGAGTCAAATAGTTCGATAAAGCCCGACGATGATATAAATAAAATAAGTAAAGTGGCTTTAGAAAATGGTTTTGTTGAGGTGAAAGGTCGTGATGATCAAGGGGCGGTCCGTCTTAATAGCGAGGACTATCCTAAGCAGCTGCAAGATCGCTACGACCCTGAAGAGCAGAGCGAAAGGGCTGCATTCTTCAGGTTGATCCCAGCTCGTAAGAAGGCGAACAACTGA
- the ppdK gene encoding pyruvate, phosphate dikinase, whose translation MAKWVYGFGGGKAEGGAGDRDLLGGKGANLAEMSGLGLPVPPGFTITTELCTWYYANGRSYPADLDDQVDAALDEVGRLTGKRFGDPARLLLVSVRSGGRASMPGMMDTVLNLGLNDETVEALARDAGDRRFAYDSYRRFIQMYCDVVLGLDHEVFEEILEDQKARLGVDLDTEIGADDWVRIVELYKARVFEELERPFPQDPREQLWGAIGAVFQSWMNPRAITYRRLHDIPESWGTAVNVQAMVFGNMGDTSATGVAFTRNPSTGENALYGEFLVNAQGEDVVAGIRTPQNITEAARIAAGSDKPSLEKLMPAAFRDFVAIAGTLERHYRDMQDLEFTIERGKLWMLQTRAGKRTARAALRIAVEMAGEGLITREEAVARIDPASLDQLLHPTIDPRAARDVVAIGLPASPGAATGEIVFSSDDAEEARAAGRKVILVRVETSPEDIHGMHAAEGILTTRGGMTSHAAVVARGMGKPCVSGAGALRVDYRAQTMLAMGRTFRKGDVVTIDGGSGQVLAGRVPMLQPELSGDFAAIMQWADGIRRMAVRANAETPADARTARSFGAEGIGLCRTEHMFFEGGRITAMREMILADTESGRRAALDKLLPMQRSDFVELFEIMAGLPVTIRLLDPPLHEFLPKTAEEIDEVAAALGVPPEKLARRTEALHEFNPMLGHRGCRLAVSYPEIAEMQARAIVEAAVEAGRRTGRPVEPEIMVPLVGIVKELDFVKARIDAVAQAVMAETGVTIAYLVGTMIELPRAAIRAHVIAQSAEFFSFGTNDLTQTTFGISRDDAAPFLETYRQKGIVDADPFVTLDVDGVGELVRMAADKGRATRPDIKLGICGEHGGDPASIRFCEDVGLDYVSCSPFRVPIARLAAAQAAVGKRGSSE comes from the coding sequence ATGGCGAAGTGGGTCTACGGATTCGGCGGCGGCAAGGCGGAAGGCGGCGCCGGCGACCGCGACCTGCTCGGCGGCAAGGGCGCCAACCTGGCCGAGATGAGCGGGCTCGGCCTGCCCGTGCCGCCCGGCTTCACCATCACCACCGAGCTCTGCACCTGGTACTACGCCAACGGCCGCAGCTATCCCGCCGATCTCGACGACCAGGTCGACGCCGCACTCGACGAGGTCGGCCGGCTCACCGGCAAGCGCTTCGGCGATCCGGCGCGCCTGCTCCTCGTCTCCGTCCGTTCCGGCGGCCGCGCCTCCATGCCCGGCATGATGGACACCGTGCTCAATCTCGGCCTCAACGACGAGACCGTCGAGGCGCTGGCGCGCGATGCCGGCGACCGCCGCTTCGCCTATGACAGCTACCGCCGCTTCATCCAGATGTATTGCGACGTCGTGCTCGGCCTCGACCACGAGGTCTTCGAGGAGATCCTGGAGGACCAGAAGGCCCGCCTCGGCGTCGACCTCGACACCGAGATCGGCGCCGACGACTGGGTGCGCATCGTCGAGCTCTACAAGGCCCGCGTCTTCGAGGAGCTGGAGCGGCCCTTCCCGCAGGATCCGCGCGAGCAGCTCTGGGGTGCCATCGGCGCCGTCTTCCAGTCCTGGATGAACCCGCGCGCCATCACCTACCGCCGCCTGCACGACATCCCCGAGAGCTGGGGCACCGCCGTCAACGTCCAGGCCATGGTGTTCGGCAACATGGGCGACACCTCCGCCACCGGCGTCGCCTTCACCCGCAATCCCTCCACCGGCGAGAACGCCCTCTACGGCGAGTTCCTGGTCAATGCGCAGGGCGAGGACGTCGTGGCCGGCATCCGCACGCCGCAGAACATCACCGAGGCCGCCCGCATCGCCGCCGGCTCCGACAAGCCCTCGCTCGAAAAGCTGATGCCGGCCGCCTTCCGCGACTTCGTGGCCATCGCCGGCACGCTGGAGCGCCACTACCGCGACATGCAGGATCTCGAATTCACCATCGAGCGCGGCAAGCTGTGGATGCTGCAGACCCGCGCGGGCAAGCGCACGGCGAGGGCCGCGCTGCGCATCGCCGTCGAGATGGCGGGCGAGGGGCTGATCACGCGCGAGGAGGCGGTGGCGCGCATCGACCCGGCCTCGCTCGACCAGCTGCTCCACCCCACCATCGATCCGCGCGCCGCACGCGACGTCGTCGCCATCGGCCTGCCCGCCTCGCCGGGCGCGGCCACCGGCGAGATCGTCTTCTCCTCCGACGATGCCGAGGAGGCGCGCGCGGCCGGCCGCAAGGTCATCCTGGTGCGCGTCGAGACCAGCCCCGAGGACATTCACGGCATGCACGCCGCCGAGGGCATTCTCACCACGCGCGGCGGCATGACCAGCCACGCCGCCGTGGTCGCGCGCGGCATGGGCAAGCCCTGCGTCTCGGGCGCCGGCGCGCTGCGCGTCGACTACCGCGCCCAGACCATGCTCGCCATGGGCCGCACCTTCCGCAAGGGCGACGTCGTCACCATCGACGGCGGCTCCGGCCAGGTGCTCGCCGGCCGCGTGCCGATGCTGCAGCCGGAACTGTCGGGCGATTTCGCCGCCATCATGCAATGGGCCGACGGCATCCGCCGCATGGCCGTGCGCGCCAATGCCGAGACCCCGGCCGATGCCCGCACCGCGCGCTCCTTCGGCGCCGAGGGCATCGGGCTCTGCCGCACCGAGCACATGTTCTTCGAGGGCGGCCGCATCACCGCCATGCGCGAGATGATCCTGGCCGACACCGAAAGCGGCCGCCGCGCCGCCCTCGACAAGCTCCTGCCCATGCAGCGCTCCGATTTCGTCGAGCTGTTCGAGATCATGGCCGGCCTGCCGGTCACCATCCGCCTGCTCGATCCGCCGCTGCACGAGTTCCTGCCCAAGACCGCGGAGGAGATCGACGAGGTCGCCGCCGCCCTCGGCGTCCCGCCCGAGAAGCTCGCCCGCCGCACCGAGGCGCTGCACGAGTTCAACCCGATGCTCGGCCACCGCGGCTGCCGTCTCGCCGTCTCCTATCCCGAGATCGCCGAGATGCAGGCCCGCGCCATCGTCGAGGCCGCCGTCGAGGCCGGCCGCCGCACCGGCCGTCCGGTCGAGCCCGAGATCATGGTGCCGCTGGTCGGCATCGTGAAGGAGCTCGATTTCGTCAAGGCGCGCATCGACGCCGTGGCGCAGGCGGTCATGGCCGAAACGGGCGTGACGATCGCCTATCTCGTCGGCACCATGATCGAGCTCCCCCGCGCCGCCATCCGCGCCCACGTCATCGCGCAATCCGCCGAGTTCTTCTCCTTCGGCACCAACGACCTGACCCAGACCACCTTCGGCATCTCCCGCGACGACGCGGCCCCCTTCCTCGAGACCTACCGCCAGAAGGGCATCGTCGACGCCGACCCCTTCGTCACCCTCGACGTCGACGGCGTCGGCGAACTCGTCCGCATGGCCGCCGACAAGGGCCGCGCCACCCGGCCGGACATCAAGCTCGGCATCTGCGGCGAACACGGCGGCGACCCCGCCTCGATCCGCTTCTGCGAAGACGTCGGCCTCGACTACGTCTCCTGCTCGCCGTTCCGGGTGCCCATCGCCAGGCTCGCGGCGGCGCAGGCGGCGGTGGGGAAGAGGGGGAGTAGCGAATAG
- the htpG gene encoding molecular chaperone HtpG — translation MTTDIQEAETRSFEADVARLLHMMVHSVYSDRDVFLRELISNAADACEKLRYEATQHPGLLGDDAKPSITITADADARRLVVEDNGIGMGRDELVEALGTIARSGTRAFMERVAAAKSGEGAELIGQFGVGFYSSFMVADKVDVLTRRAGSAEAWRWSSDGKGSYEIAPADAAEAPARGTRVVLHLMEDADGYTRAYRLEQLIKEQSGHVPVPIALRDTPDAAPRDVADGTALWTKPKSAITPEEYADFYRGVSGQYDEPAATIHFRAEGRHEYGALAFVPGSRPFDLFDQDRKGRMKLYVRRVFITDEADLLPRWLRFVRGLVDSADLPLNLSREMIQDSPLMAAIRKGVTNRILSDLGKLADSDAEAYAKIWENFGVVLKEGLYEDFERREQLLKLARFRSTASGEGWRSLADCVAAMKEGQTALYYMTGDDRARLEASPQLEGFRARGVEVLLLTDPVDSFWVTMVENFDGKPLKSVTQGGADLSGIARPDDAETPDAETPPAMAGFIAFVKATLGEAVSDVRASDRLTESAVCLVAPEGGPDRQIERLLGAAGRLDHASRPVLEINTASARIRALAALGDGDPALREDVAHLLYDEARVLDGDKPLDAKAFSQRLSRLVERSIGGA, via the coding sequence ATGACCACAGACATCCAAGAAGCCGAAACCCGATCCTTCGAGGCCGACGTCGCCCGCCTGCTGCACATGATGGTGCATTCGGTCTATTCCGACCGCGACGTGTTCCTGCGCGAGCTGATCTCCAACGCCGCCGACGCCTGCGAGAAGCTGCGCTACGAGGCGACGCAGCACCCCGGGCTGCTCGGCGACGACGCCAAGCCTTCGATCACCATCACGGCGGATGCCGACGCGCGGCGGCTGGTGGTGGAGGACAACGGCATCGGCATGGGCCGCGACGAGCTGGTGGAGGCGCTGGGCACCATCGCCCGCTCCGGCACCCGCGCCTTCATGGAGCGCGTCGCGGCGGCGAAATCCGGCGAGGGGGCGGAGCTGATCGGCCAGTTCGGCGTCGGCTTCTACTCGTCCTTCATGGTGGCCGACAAGGTGGACGTGCTGACGCGGCGGGCCGGCAGCGCGGAGGCCTGGCGCTGGTCGTCGGACGGCAAGGGCTCCTACGAGATCGCACCGGCCGACGCCGCCGAGGCGCCGGCGCGCGGCACGCGCGTGGTGCTGCATCTGATGGAGGATGCCGACGGCTACACCAGGGCCTACCGGCTGGAGCAGCTGATCAAGGAGCAGTCCGGCCACGTGCCGGTGCCGATCGCGCTCCGCGACACGCCCGACGCGGCGCCCCGCGACGTCGCCGACGGCACGGCGCTGTGGACGAAGCCGAAGAGCGCGATCACGCCGGAGGAGTATGCCGACTTCTACCGCGGCGTCTCGGGCCAGTATGACGAGCCGGCGGCGACCATCCATTTCCGCGCCGAGGGGCGGCACGAATACGGCGCGCTCGCCTTCGTGCCCGGCTCGCGCCCGTTCGACCTGTTCGACCAGGACCGCAAGGGGCGGATGAAGCTCTACGTGCGCCGCGTCTTCATCACCGACGAGGCCGACCTCCTGCCGCGCTGGCTGCGCTTCGTGCGCGGCCTCGTCGATTCGGCCGACCTGCCGCTCAACCTGTCGCGCGAGATGATCCAGGACAGCCCGCTGATGGCGGCGATCCGCAAGGGCGTGACGAACCGCATCCTGTCCGACCTCGGCAAGCTCGCCGATAGCGACGCGGAGGCCTATGCGAAGATCTGGGAGAATTTCGGCGTCGTGCTCAAGGAGGGGCTCTACGAGGATTTCGAGCGCCGCGAGCAGCTGCTGAAGCTCGCCCGCTTCCGCTCGACCGCCTCGGGCGAGGGCTGGCGCAGCCTCGCCGACTGCGTGGCGGCGATGAAGGAGGGCCAGACGGCGCTCTACTACATGACCGGCGACGACCGCGCCCGTCTCGAAGCCTCGCCGCAGCTCGAAGGGTTCCGCGCGCGGGGCGTCGAGGTGCTGCTCCTCACCGATCCGGTCGACAGCTTCTGGGTGACGATGGTCGAGAATTTCGACGGCAAGCCGCTGAAGTCGGTCACCCAGGGCGGGGCCGACCTGTCGGGCATCGCGCGGCCGGACGACGCGGAGACGCCGGACGCGGAGACGCCGCCGGCGATGGCGGGCTTCATCGCCTTCGTGAAGGCGACGCTGGGCGAGGCCGTCTCCGACGTGCGCGCCTCCGACCGGCTGACCGAGAGCGCGGTGTGCCTGGTGGCGCCGGAGGGCGGCCCCGACCGCCAGATCGAGCGGCTGCTCGGCGCGGCCGGCCGCCTCGACCACGCGTCGCGGCCGGTGCTCGAGATCAACACCGCCAGCGCCCGCATCCGCGCGCTGGCTGCGCTCGGCGACGGCGACCCCGCGCTTCGGGAGGACGTCGCGCATCTGCTCTACGACGAGGCGCGCGTGCTCGACGGCGACAAGCCGCTCGACGCGAAGGCCTTCTCGCAGCGCCTGTCGCGGCTGGTGGAGCGGAGCATCGGCGGGGCGTAG
- a CDS encoding DUF427 domain-containing protein — translation MSNPSPGFARNPAKSIAVAPHAGTVTVKAGGTTVARTDRALLLTEAPYPPVLYVPFADIDFSGLVKTARSTHCPYKGDASYWSVTAAGAAGENAMWAYETPFDEMAAIRDHGAFYADRVTVETD, via the coding sequence ATGTCCAATCCCTCCCCCGGTTTCGCGCGGAACCCCGCCAAGTCGATCGCGGTCGCCCCGCATGCCGGGACGGTCACGGTGAAGGCCGGCGGCACGACGGTGGCCCGAACCGACCGGGCGCTGCTGCTGACCGAGGCGCCCTACCCGCCGGTCCTCTACGTCCCCTTCGCCGACATCGACTTCTCGGGCCTCGTGAAGACGGCGCGGTCGACGCACTGCCCCTACAAGGGCGACGCCTCCTACTGGAGCGTGACCGCGGCGGGAGCGGCCGGAGAGAACGCCATGTGGGCCTACGAGACGCCCTTCGACGAGATGGCGGCGATCCGCGACCACGGCGCCTTCTATGCCGACCGGGTGACCGTCGAGACGGACTGA